The nucleotide window CCCAACCGAGCCCAGGAAGCCGGGGACCGGGTGCGGTCCCTATTGGCGCGCAAACATGCGGGCTAGGACTCTGCGCTGCAGAACGCAGCGAAGCGAAGTGCTGCGGCGCGGAGTCATGGAGTGGGGGGATGGGCCGAAAACGCCGAGCCGGCGAGGCGTTTCGGGGCGCTAACGGACTCATAGACACGGGCGCGATGCTGGCGCTCCTGGACGCGGACGATCGGTGGCACGCCGGTTGCGCCGCGGCATTCGCTGGCCTGCGGTTGCCACTCGCCACGACCGCAGCCGTGCTCGCCGAATTCTTCCATCTGCTCGGCCGCCGACCCGCAGACATTGCCGCTGCCTGGCGCTTCCTGCGTTCTGGTGCGGTCACGGTGCTCCCGATTGGCGACGACGATCTTCCCGCGCTGGATGCCCTGATGAAGCGTTACGCCGATCGCCCGATGGACTTAGCGGACGCGACCCTGGTTCACCTGGCGCAGAGAGAGTCGATAGCGACTGTCTTCACCATCGATCATGACGATTTCGAGACCTATCGCGCCGGTCGCCGCAGGTTTCGGATCGAACCAGGGCGTTGGCATCGGTGATTGGAGCGCCTTCTCCTCGATTTCCGCCAGGCTGGGCGGCAGCTTGCCGCACGCCCCGGCTTCGCGCTGGCCGCAGTAGTCATCCTGGCCGTCGGCATCGGCGCCAACGCTGCGACCTTCAGCATCGTCAACGGGCTCCTCCTGCGACCGTTGCCGTATCCGGATTCCGAGGCGATCGTGAGCGTGGG belongs to Acidobacteriota bacterium and includes:
- a CDS encoding PIN domain-containing protein, translating into MGRKRRAGEAFRGANGLIDTGAMLALLDADDRWHAGCAAAFAGLRLPLATTAAVLAEFFHLLGRRPADIAAAWRFLRSGAVTVLPIGDDDLPALDALMKRYADRPMDLADATLVHLAQRESIATVFTIDHDDFETYRAGRRRFRIEPGRWHR